Proteins co-encoded in one Ponticoccus alexandrii genomic window:
- a CDS encoding sugar transferase — protein MDVGVRNTLSASSYSQFYRNGLKRVLDIVLVVLSAVPALTVVLFCAVLVALDGKSPFYTQLRVGRGGRTFRMLKLRSMVADADALLAKHLQDDPAAQAEWAHTQKLRNDPRITWIGRIIRKTSLDELPQLWNVLIGDMSLVGPRPMLPSQTDIYPGTAYYALRPGLTGFWQVSVRHESSFAERARYDTAYLWELSLRTDISVMLRTVQVVLRGTGC, from the coding sequence ATGGACGTCGGCGTCCGTAATACCCTGTCCGCTTCGTCGTACAGCCAGTTTTACCGCAATGGTCTGAAACGCGTCCTCGACATCGTTCTGGTGGTCCTGTCGGCCGTGCCCGCCCTGACAGTGGTGCTGTTCTGCGCCGTGCTGGTCGCGTTGGACGGCAAATCGCCGTTCTATACGCAGCTTCGCGTCGGCAGGGGCGGTCGGACCTTCCGCATGCTCAAGCTGCGCTCTATGGTGGCCGATGCAGACGCCCTGCTGGCCAAGCATCTGCAAGACGACCCGGCGGCCCAGGCCGAGTGGGCGCATACGCAAAAGCTGCGCAACGATCCCCGGATCACTTGGATCGGACGGATCATCCGCAAGACTTCGCTGGACGAGCTTCCGCAGCTTTGGAACGTCCTGATCGGCGACATGAGCCTCGTCGGTCCGCGCCCGATGCTGCCCAGCCAGACCGACATCTATCCCGGCACGGCCTATTACGCGCTGCGGCCCGGCTTGACCGGTTTCTGGCAGGTCTCGGTGCGGCACGAGAGCTCTTTCGCCGAGCGTGCCCGCTATGACACGGCCTACCTGTGGGAGCTGTCGCTCCGCACGGATATCAGCGTGATGCTTCGGACTGTTCAGGTGGTCCTGCGCGGCACCGGCTGCTGA
- a CDS encoding ribonuclease H-like domain-containing protein, whose product MSSINAANFPRSAVTNFLHRGDLPDDLDLGPVVAIDCETMGLHPHRDRLCVVQLSAGDGHAHLIQVAKDQTGAPNLCRLLEDPEVLKLFHYGRFDIAAMYNTFGALAAPVWCTKIASRLVRTYTDRHGLKALTQELLGVDISKQQQSSDWGAETLTDAQMAYAASDVLYLHRLRDALTAMLDREERSDLAAACFGFLPTRAVLDLEGWPDTDIFAHA is encoded by the coding sequence ATGTCCAGCATCAACGCCGCGAACTTCCCAAGGTCAGCCGTGACGAACTTTCTGCACCGGGGCGACTTGCCCGATGACCTCGACCTTGGGCCGGTTGTTGCCATTGATTGCGAGACCATGGGGCTTCACCCTCATCGCGACCGGCTGTGTGTCGTGCAGCTTTCCGCCGGGGATGGGCATGCACATCTTATACAGGTCGCGAAGGACCAGACCGGCGCACCGAACCTCTGCCGCCTGCTGGAAGATCCCGAGGTTCTGAAGCTGTTCCACTATGGCCGCTTCGACATTGCCGCGATGTATAACACCTTCGGCGCCCTTGCCGCGCCGGTCTGGTGCACCAAGATCGCCAGCCGTCTGGTGCGGACCTACACTGACCGGCACGGACTGAAGGCGCTGACGCAGGAACTGCTGGGCGTCGACATCTCGAAGCAGCAGCAGTCCAGCGACTGGGGCGCCGAGACCCTGACGGATGCGCAGATGGCCTATGCCGCCTCGGACGTGCTGTATCTGCATCGCCTGCGCGACGCCCTGACCGCCATGCTGGACCGCGAAGAGCGCAGCGACCTGGCCGCAGCCTGCTTCGGCTTCCTTCCGACGCGCGCGGTGCTGGACCTCGAAGGCTGGCCCGACACGGATATCTTCGCCCATGCCTGA
- the lptA gene encoding lipopolysaccharide transport periplasmic protein LptA, whose product MMRLVLAAALAALPLSAMAQQGAQVQFGGMQQDTRAPVEVTADQLQVNQTDGTALYTGNVIIAQGEMRLSAPRVLVVYAEAAGRIERLEATGGVVMVSGSEAAEAERADYNIEAGQVVMSGNVLLTQGPNALTSERMTVNLADGTARMSGRVKTVLQQQDDAQTGGGQ is encoded by the coding sequence ATGATGCGCCTTGTCCTTGCTGCCGCCCTTGCCGCGCTTCCGCTGTCCGCCATGGCCCAGCAGGGGGCGCAGGTGCAGTTCGGCGGGATGCAGCAGGATACCCGCGCCCCGGTAGAGGTCACTGCGGACCAGTTGCAGGTGAACCAGACCGACGGCACCGCCCTTTACACCGGCAACGTGATCATCGCGCAGGGCGAGATGCGCCTGTCCGCGCCGCGCGTTCTGGTCGTCTATGCCGAGGCCGCGGGCCGGATCGAGCGGCTGGAGGCGACCGGCGGCGTCGTCATGGTCAGCGGCTCCGAGGCGGCAGAGGCCGAGCGCGCCGACTACAACATCGAGGCCGGGCAGGTCGTCATGTCCGGCAACGTGCTGCTGACGCAGGGGCCGAACGCGCTGACGTCGGAACGGATGACCGTCAACCTCGCAGACGGCACCGCGCGGATGTCGGGCCGGGTGAAGACGGTGCTTCAGCAGCAGGACGATGCGCAGACGGGCGGAGGGCAGTAG